The bacterium genome includes a region encoding these proteins:
- a CDS encoding endonuclease MutS2, giving the protein MEKQFSITTLEFEKIKEHLSRFVLTAMSEEKVNSLFPNPKLDLIESLLDTLVEMHDILKYDDTFPIDELKDARPLLKKISVEGRFLNPAELLQLLLTITSSRRIKSYIKNRIEKYPLLFKITDVLHSYPAVEERIQRTIDEQGAIRDTASPKLRQIRRDLDQKTLQLRKKLESLARTYTKEGYAQDEIVTVRDGRMVIPVKDEYKNTVRGFIHDASASGQTVFIEPAEALELNNELRKLGLEETHEIERILTEITNEIRMSLSELQADSSVLAEIEFLYVKARFTNQINGVKPHLNVDGKIVFKNALHPLLLLKEQYKLPGERHPIIPLNLSIGDDYRTLIISGPNAGGKTVALKTVGLLVLMVQAGLLIPVEPGTHVSVFDQVFADIGDEQSIENDLSTFSSHVRNLSNMVDRVNERTLILIDEMGSGTDPKEGASLAIAILGRFNSCKAISIITTHHGALKAFAHNTEGIHNGSMEFDQATLQPTYVFRAGIPGSSYAFEISTRMGLDSKVIEQAKVISGSESQRLENLIQDLQHQTRIYDQKLSDIEREKTRLEGLTKFYDQRAGELKKREKELKQKALLEKRELIDNLNKKIEAAIQSIKASQAGKEEIQTAKKLIGDENQKTSDELERLKDLPDESEVPAEGKMNERVFLKSMGLDGTIIAEADESGHVLVAIGNLKIKATVNQLVKSKEQKQKKELLREHVRWDTEDIGNEIDLRGMTTEEAIYQADKYISDAHVMGFRQIALIHGKGGGVLRKKIAEYLKKNHRVRSYRLGQWGEGDTGVTIVELTED; this is encoded by the coding sequence ATGGAAAAACAATTTAGCATTACTACGCTCGAATTTGAAAAAATCAAAGAGCATCTATCACGATTTGTTCTGACAGCAATGTCGGAGGAAAAAGTAAACAGTCTTTTTCCCAATCCGAAACTTGATTTGATAGAATCTTTGCTTGATACACTTGTCGAGATGCATGATATTTTAAAATACGATGATACTTTCCCGATTGATGAACTCAAAGATGCTCGTCCGTTACTTAAAAAAATTTCTGTTGAAGGCCGATTCTTAAATCCTGCAGAACTGCTGCAGCTCTTACTGACCATTACGTCATCCCGGCGCATAAAAAGTTATATCAAAAACCGGATTGAAAAATATCCGCTTTTATTCAAAATAACGGACGTACTCCACAGTTATCCCGCCGTTGAAGAGCGCATTCAGCGAACAATTGATGAGCAGGGCGCTATCCGCGACACGGCGAGTCCGAAGTTACGGCAAATCCGCCGCGATCTGGATCAAAAAACTTTGCAACTCCGAAAGAAATTAGAAAGCCTTGCGCGCACGTATACCAAAGAAGGTTATGCTCAGGATGAGATCGTCACTGTGCGGGACGGAAGAATGGTGATTCCAGTCAAAGATGAATACAAAAATACTGTGCGAGGTTTTATTCACGATGCTTCAGCCAGCGGTCAGACGGTGTTTATCGAACCTGCGGAAGCGTTAGAATTGAACAACGAATTACGCAAGCTTGGATTGGAAGAGACGCATGAAATCGAGAGGATTCTGACGGAGATCACCAATGAAATCCGAATGTCGCTTTCAGAATTGCAAGCGGACAGTTCGGTATTAGCGGAGATAGAATTTCTGTACGTCAAAGCACGGTTCACCAACCAAATTAACGGTGTCAAACCGCATTTAAATGTCGATGGGAAAATTGTTTTTAAAAATGCTTTGCACCCGCTTTTGTTACTCAAAGAACAATATAAATTGCCTGGCGAACGCCATCCCATCATTCCATTGAATCTTAGTATCGGAGATGATTACCGAACATTGATCATATCGGGACCGAACGCAGGAGGAAAGACGGTCGCGCTCAAAACCGTCGGACTTCTGGTTTTAATGGTACAGGCAGGTCTTTTGATTCCGGTGGAACCGGGAACGCACGTGAGCGTTTTCGATCAAGTGTTTGCCGATATCGGTGATGAACAATCCATTGAAAATGATCTTTCGACTTTCTCGTCGCACGTTCGCAATCTTTCCAATATGGTCGATCGCGTCAACGAACGGACATTGATTTTGATTGACGAAATGGGCAGTGGAACGGATCCCAAGGAAGGCGCGTCGCTGGCCATCGCTATACTTGGACGTTTTAACAGTTGCAAAGCTATTTCAATCATCACGACTCATCATGGCGCCCTTAAAGCGTTTGCGCACAATACGGAAGGCATTCATAACGGATCGATGGAATTTGACCAGGCGACACTGCAGCCGACGTATGTTTTTCGCGCCGGTATTCCGGGAAGCAGTTATGCGTTTGAAATTTCCACACGTATGGGACTTGATAGCAAAGTCATTGAACAAGCCAAAGTAATTTCCGGCAGTGAATCACAGCGTCTTGAAAACCTTATTCAAGATCTGCAACACCAAACCCGTATCTACGATCAAAAACTGTCGGATATTGAGCGTGAAAAAACCCGATTAGAAGGGCTGACAAAATTTTATGACCAACGCGCCGGTGAACTGAAAAAACGTGAAAAAGAACTTAAACAAAAGGCGCTTTTGGAGAAACGCGAACTTATTGATAATCTGAATAAAAAGATTGAAGCTGCAATTCAGTCAATCAAAGCTTCGCAAGCCGGTAAAGAAGAAATCCAAACCGCAAAAAAACTCATTGGAGATGAAAATCAAAAAACATCGGATGAATTGGAAAGATTGAAGGATCTTCCTGACGAATCTGAAGTACCGGCCGAAGGAAAAATGAATGAGCGGGTGTTTCTTAAATCGATGGGTTTGGACGGAACAATCATCGCGGAAGCTGATGAATCGGGACATGTATTGGTTGCTATCGGTAATTTAAAAATTAAAGCGACAGTGAATCAGCTTGTTAAGTCCAAAGAGCAAAAACAGAAAAAAGAGTTATTGAGAGAGCATGTTCGCTGGGATACCGAAGATATTGGCAATGAAATTGATCTGAGAGGAATGACAACAGAAGAAGCTATTTATCAGGCGGATAAATATATTTCCGACGCACATGTAATGGGATTTCGTCAGATTGCGTTGATTCATGGCAAGGGTGGCGGCGTTTTGCGAAAAAAAATAGCCGAATATCTGAAGAAAAACCACCGGGTGCGTAGTTACCGTTTAGGACAATGGGGGGAAGGGGATACAGGGGTCACAATCGTAGAGCTAACGGAAGATTAA
- a CDS encoding molybdopterin molybdotransferase MoeA, with product MISVDEARSIILQSAAVLSLVKHASAEAAGFVLAEDIVSTEAIPPFDNSAMDGYAVRSEDVQNASHDQPVILKVIDEVQAGTTSHHTVGSNEAVQIMTGAPLPPGADAVVMVEHTEKLDSGSVKVFLSVAKHEHCRFAGDDIQKGQLVFEKGRRLKSYDTGVLASIGRKEVMVWRKPRVAIVSTGNELIGVDEPLTSGKIRSSNNVALQSLLLHHGVIPFDLGIARDTPEDTERQLTRAIEYDVILTSGGVSMGEYDFVRETFQRLGIEIKFWKVRQKPGKPLVFGTKGSQLFFGLPGNPVSSIVCFELYVVPALYKMMGLNYSPLIIHARCKHGINKKPGLRHFLRAKISKSEKGFEVELTGNQSSGVLSSLSYADGLIDLAESRDNVNEGETVEVVVLDKEKLLKLMSLSTD from the coding sequence ATGATTTCCGTCGACGAAGCCCGATCCATCATTCTTCAATCGGCTGCAGTTTTAAGCCTGGTTAAACATGCTTCGGCAGAAGCAGCCGGATTCGTACTGGCTGAAGACATCGTATCCACTGAAGCGATTCCACCATTTGATAATTCGGCTATGGATGGTTATGCCGTACGTTCGGAAGATGTGCAAAATGCATCGCATGATCAGCCCGTCATTTTGAAAGTGATCGATGAGGTCCAGGCTGGGACAACATCTCACCATACGGTCGGTTCTAATGAGGCCGTCCAAATCATGACGGGTGCGCCGTTACCGCCAGGCGCCGATGCCGTTGTCATGGTTGAACATACTGAAAAACTTGATAGTGGTTCTGTCAAAGTTTTTTTGTCGGTAGCCAAACATGAACATTGCCGTTTTGCCGGTGACGATATTCAGAAAGGCCAATTAGTTTTTGAAAAAGGACGACGGCTTAAATCGTACGATACCGGAGTATTGGCGTCGATTGGACGGAAGGAAGTAATGGTTTGGCGTAAGCCGCGTGTGGCGATTGTATCAACCGGTAATGAATTGATTGGCGTCGATGAACCTTTAACTTCTGGAAAAATCCGCTCCAGCAATAACGTTGCTTTGCAATCGTTGTTGTTGCACCATGGCGTTATTCCGTTCGATCTTGGAATTGCTCGTGACACGCCGGAAGATACGGAGAGGCAATTGACCCGAGCTATAGAATACGATGTTATTCTCACGTCCGGCGGCGTGTCCATGGGCGAATATGATTTTGTTCGCGAAACGTTTCAACGTCTTGGTATCGAAATCAAATTTTGGAAAGTCAGACAAAAGCCGGGTAAACCGCTTGTTTTTGGAACCAAAGGCAGTCAATTATTTTTTGGTTTACCGGGTAATCCAGTAAGTTCAATAGTTTGTTTTGAATTGTATGTCGTTCCGGCATTGTATAAGATGATGGGGCTGAATTATTCGCCGCTGATCATTCACGCTCGATGCAAGCACGGCATTAACAAAAAACCGGGATTACGCCATTTTTTAAGAGCAAAAATTTCAAAGAGCGAAAAAGGCTTTGAAGTCGAATTGACAGGCAATCAAAGTTCCGGCGTTTTATCATCACTATCCTATGCTGACGGTTTGATTGATTTGGCAGAAAGCCGGGATAATGTCAACGAGGGTGAAACAGTAGAAGTTGTGGTACTGGATAAAGAAAAGTTATTGAAGTTGATGTCGTTGTCAACGGATTGA
- the era gene encoding GTPase Era translates to MTDNQTSFRCGYVAIIGKPNVGKSTLLNSILHFKLSIVSPKPQTTRQRVLGIHNQNNVQIIFLDTPGLITPKYELQSAMMRIADDAIGSADALLVMIDVTENDGEEFIQKLFSETLKDNKLPVILVLNKIDRIAKDQLLPLIAKFHSTGLFTEIIPVSALHSDGTDRVVHALVPQLPEGPAFYPEDVLTEQPEKFFVAEIIREKIFYHYSQEIPYSTDVIIEEFKERDRKKDFIRATIYVERSSQKAILIGSKGAALKKIGEEARTAIEEFLGRKVFLELWVKVKEKWREDRRTLKDLGYM, encoded by the coding sequence GTGACAGATAATCAAACATCTTTTCGTTGCGGGTATGTCGCGATCATCGGAAAGCCAAACGTTGGCAAGTCGACGTTGCTGAACAGCATCCTACATTTTAAATTGTCGATCGTATCGCCGAAGCCGCAAACGACGCGCCAGCGCGTACTCGGAATTCATAATCAAAACAACGTTCAAATTATTTTTCTCGATACGCCGGGGTTGATTACTCCAAAGTATGAATTGCAGTCGGCTATGATGCGTATTGCCGACGATGCTATCGGATCCGCCGATGCATTACTGGTGATGATCGATGTTACTGAAAATGACGGCGAGGAATTCATCCAAAAACTTTTTTCTGAAACGTTGAAAGATAATAAACTGCCGGTTATACTGGTGCTTAACAAGATCGATCGCATTGCCAAAGATCAATTGCTTCCATTGATTGCCAAGTTTCACTCTACCGGTTTATTTACCGAGATTATTCCGGTTTCAGCTTTGCATTCGGATGGAACCGATCGAGTCGTGCATGCCTTGGTACCGCAATTACCTGAAGGCCCGGCGTTCTATCCTGAAGATGTTTTGACTGAACAGCCGGAAAAATTTTTTGTTGCTGAGATTATCCGTGAAAAGATATTTTATCACTATTCGCAGGAAATTCCTTACTCAACTGATGTAATAATAGAAGAATTTAAAGAACGCGACCGGAAAAAAGATTTTATTCGCGCAACCATTTACGTTGAGCGTTCTTCGCAGAAAGCCATTTTAATAGGTTCCAAAGGAGCGGCGCTTAAAAAAATTGGTGAAGAAGCGCGCACAGCGATTGAGGAATTTCTGGGCCGTAAGGTTTTCCTTGAATTGTGGGTTAAAGTAAAAGAAAAATGGCGCGAAGACCGGCGGACACTCAAAGACCTTGGTTATATGTAA
- a CDS encoding GWxTD domain-containing protein, whose amino-acid sequence MKTFRVLAAIVVVHSTMAFAQIGKSAGGGPFFFMDAANFAAKDTTKGRIESFVKVAYSELLFAKYQSTLYRAQYEITYTVKDKQNNLVKREVQDREIITDKFEETTSDLRFHFSRITLLLDPGDYLLEVMITDKETQKFGQRKLDIPVKTFRDKKIGISDLIFADRIQKDSLDDIVNIVPNVFKSFDNEFKRYLVYFELYNSRFAWKYKDSSGNLPSDRDRMTLKYKILDKNQKIVLQDSTAKEVYQFQTFSSIEIDKKNLSYGKYVLDVTVSFGDQKVSSKAVFDVRLSSFTNPTLSGTGFDLDNAIKQMRHVARGANLSKIIKSSQEEKEKYFNDFWKAKDPTPETERNEIMEEYYRRIDYANRYFTSGFREGWETDRGMVFVILEAPDDIERHPYESNSKPYEIWYYYQANLKLVFVDFQGIGDYELYNRQDFENYVYLH is encoded by the coding sequence GTGAAGACATTCAGAGTATTAGCTGCAATTGTAGTGGTCCATTCGACGATGGCGTTTGCACAAATCGGCAAATCGGCAGGCGGCGGGCCTTTTTTCTTTATGGATGCCGCTAATTTTGCAGCTAAAGACACCACCAAAGGACGGATCGAATCGTTTGTGAAAGTGGCCTACAGCGAACTTCTATTTGCGAAATATCAATCAACATTATATCGTGCGCAATATGAAATTACGTATACAGTCAAAGACAAACAGAATAATTTGGTTAAACGGGAAGTTCAAGATCGTGAAATTATAACGGACAAATTTGAAGAAACAACTTCCGATTTACGATTTCATTTCAGCCGTATTACGTTGCTGCTCGATCCGGGCGATTATTTGCTCGAAGTCATGATCACGGATAAGGAAACACAAAAATTCGGTCAACGTAAATTGGATATTCCCGTCAAAACGTTTCGGGATAAGAAAATCGGCATCAGCGATTTGATTTTTGCCGATCGCATTCAGAAAGATTCGTTGGACGATATTGTCAATATCGTTCCTAACGTTTTCAAAAGCTTTGACAATGAATTCAAACGATACCTGGTATATTTTGAATTGTATAACAGCCGGTTTGCCTGGAAATATAAAGATAGTTCCGGCAATCTCCCGTCCGATCGGGACCGGATGACATTGAAATATAAGATTCTGGATAAAAATCAAAAAATTGTTTTACAAGATTCAACAGCAAAAGAAGTATATCAGTTTCAGACCTTCAGTTCGATTGAAATTGACAAGAAAAATTTATCTTATGGAAAATATGTTTTGGATGTGACAGTTTCTTTTGGTGATCAAAAAGTCTCAAGTAAAGCCGTTTTCGACGTTCGCTTGTCGTCCTTTACCAATCCGACGTTGTCAGGAACAGGATTCGATCTGGATAATGCGATCAAACAGATGCGACACGTCGCACGCGGCGCCAACTTGTCTAAAATCATTAAAAGCTCGCAGGAAGAAAAAGAAAAGTATTTTAATGATTTCTGGAAGGCCAAGGATCCGACACCTGAAACCGAGCGCAATGAAATTATGGAAGAATATTACCGGCGAATCGATTATGCCAATCGTTATTTTACTTCGGGATTCCGTGAAGGATGGGAAACGGATCGCGGAATGGTGTTTGTGATTTTGGAAGCGCCGGATGATATCGAACGGCATCCCTATGAATCCAATTCGAAGCCTTATGAAATTTGGTATTATTACCAAGCTAACCTGAAATTGGTGTTTGTCGATTTCCAAGGAATCGGAGATTACGAACTTTACAATCGGCAGGACTTTGAAAATTATGTTTACCTTCATTAA
- the rimO gene encoding 30S ribosomal protein S12 methylthiotransferase RimO translates to MSLPVLGQNRSPLSNGTKKVNVISLGCPKNQVDSEVILGNLKHSTIVENADHADTVVINTCGFIESAKKESIDTILKAIAWKEAAAKKGIRKEVIVTGCLSERYRKELAGEMPEVDAFFGVHEFDKVTEKIEGHYQQVLFTERVLLNQKHYGYLKISEGCNQRCGFCYIPMIRGNLVSKSIDDNVREAQILASKGVKELICVSQDTSSYGYDFDRSAPNLRKNVHLIQLLEKLSHVDGIEWIRVMYLYPSMFSDELIEHFAHNKKICRYVDLPVQHISDNMLKAMRRNTTKQQTTELLHKLRERIPEVALRTSIVVGYPGETEKDFQELCDFVSEFKFDRLGVFTYSHEEGTYSYDLKPQISETLKKERYNRLMAMQQEISLENNLGKIGKTYKAIIDVKEQDYYVGRTQHDAPEIDNEVIIKTERQLEPGHFVDIKVTDASEYDVYSELVSTHS, encoded by the coding sequence ATTTCTTTACCGGTACTCGGACAAAACCGCTCCCCGCTATCGAATGGAACAAAAAAAGTCAACGTGATTTCTTTGGGCTGCCCGAAAAATCAAGTTGATTCCGAAGTGATTCTGGGAAATCTCAAACATTCCACGATCGTGGAAAATGCCGATCATGCCGATACCGTCGTGATCAATACCTGCGGATTTATCGAAAGCGCCAAAAAAGAATCGATCGATACGATCCTGAAAGCCATTGCATGGAAAGAGGCCGCCGCCAAAAAAGGTATACGCAAAGAAGTTATTGTGACGGGCTGTCTCTCAGAGCGTTACAGAAAAGAGTTAGCAGGCGAGATGCCGGAAGTCGATGCGTTTTTCGGCGTGCACGAATTTGATAAAGTAACCGAAAAAATTGAAGGACATTACCAACAGGTTTTGTTTACCGAACGCGTTCTGCTCAATCAGAAGCATTACGGTTATTTAAAAATTTCGGAAGGATGTAATCAACGCTGTGGATTTTGTTACATTCCGATGATTCGTGGCAATCTTGTCAGTAAAAGCATCGATGACAATGTTCGCGAAGCGCAAATACTGGCATCCAAAGGCGTGAAAGAATTGATTTGCGTTTCACAGGACACATCGTCGTATGGGTATGATTTCGACCGAAGCGCGCCGAATTTGAGAAAAAACGTTCATTTGATTCAGTTGCTTGAAAAACTGTCGCATGTGGACGGTATCGAATGGATTCGCGTCATGTATTTATATCCGTCGATGTTTTCGGATGAATTAATCGAACACTTTGCTCACAATAAAAAAATATGCCGTTATGTCGATCTGCCGGTGCAGCATATTTCCGATAATATGTTGAAAGCGATGCGTCGTAATACGACAAAACAACAAACGACGGAATTACTTCATAAATTACGCGAAAGAATTCCGGAAGTGGCGTTGCGTACGTCGATTGTCGTCGGGTATCCCGGCGAAACGGAAAAAGATTTTCAGGAGTTGTGCGATTTTGTATCGGAATTTAAATTTGACCGGCTTGGCGTCTTTACGTATTCTCATGAAGAAGGAACCTATTCGTACGATCTGAAACCTCAAATTTCCGAAACACTTAAAAAAGAACGTTATAACCGTCTGATGGCGATGCAACAAGAAATTTCTCTTGAAAACAATCTGGGTAAAATCGGTAAAACATATAAAGCAATCATTGACGTCAAAGAGCAGGACTATTATGTTGGACGGACGCAGCATGATGCGCCGGAGATCGATAATGAAGTGATCATTAAAACCGAGCGACAACTGGAGCCCGGCCATTTTGTTGATATTAAAGTAACGGATGCCAGCGAGTATGATGTGTATTCGGAATTGGTTTCAACTCATTCATAG
- the rpsU gene encoding 30S ribosomal protein S21: MITVQVGENESFDKALKRFKRKCLQSGLMRTLRETAHYTKPSERKKADRLRAIRKQRQIQAEEGY, from the coding sequence ATGATCACGGTGCAAGTTGGAGAGAATGAATCATTCGACAAAGCGCTCAAACGTTTCAAAAGAAAATGTTTACAATCCGGTTTGATGCGGACATTGCGTGAGACCGCACATTATACCAAACCAAGCGAAAGAAAAAAAGCCGATCGCTTGAGAGCTATCAGAAAACAAAGACAAATCCAGGCCGAAGAAGGTTACTAG
- a CDS encoding S8 family serine peptidase — MPAKLTKKYSILPIYRRIHSDAHYTGKGVTIAFIDSGFWPHPDLITPHPRILAMVDVTREKFSKKDFLKVRPSSWHGTMVACSACGSGFFSKKYYRGIAADANVVLIKAFDGKKVTSADIHRALLWVLKNHKAHTIRIVNISLGGNRNDTALRSSICKTIGKLKSLGITVVAATGNNPGAPVIPPASCPDVITVGGIDDKNSENSNLFGDYGSSYGRTTDGFVKPEIVAPGKLLPAPIVLDNETFDESQILHELNNTPAKLLKKKLRAAIRRTKLDPKILTLPEKQVKAAIRERLVTEKFFAPYYQHVDGTSFAAPIVSAIIAQMLEANPLLTPGLIKMIIETTARRLPGLAPEKQGFGLINAKGCVQQALRETHAVETDSPQVFDDRIVFYYHNHTAKKVCLLGDFTAWQKDTILLKKISDGVWRADIPRLSAGQYAYKFLIDDRLWIEDPLNHRKENDHYNGMNNLLLVP, encoded by the coding sequence ATGCCAGCTAAACTAACTAAAAAATATTCGATTCTGCCGATTTATCGCCGGATCCACTCTGATGCGCATTACACCGGCAAAGGCGTGACAATTGCTTTTATTGACAGCGGCTTCTGGCCTCACCCGGATTTGATCACACCCCATCCGCGCATACTGGCCATGGTTGACGTCACGCGTGAGAAATTTTCCAAAAAAGATTTTTTAAAAGTGAGGCCCTCGAGCTGGCACGGAACGATGGTAGCTTGTTCGGCCTGTGGCAGCGGTTTTTTTTCGAAAAAATATTACCGCGGCATCGCGGCGGATGCCAACGTTGTTTTGATCAAAGCTTTCGACGGCAAAAAAGTTACCTCCGCCGATATTCACCGCGCCTTATTATGGGTTTTAAAAAATCATAAAGCACACACCATTCGCATCGTGAATATCTCTCTCGGCGGTAACCGCAACGATACAGCTTTGCGTAGCTCTATTTGCAAGACCATTGGCAAATTAAAATCGTTGGGCATCACGGTGGTTGCCGCTACCGGTAATAATCCTGGCGCCCCGGTCATACCTCCGGCCAGTTGTCCCGATGTGATTACCGTAGGCGGTATCGACGATAAAAATTCCGAGAACTCTAATCTTTTCGGCGACTACGGTTCATCGTATGGCCGCACAACTGACGGCTTTGTAAAACCGGAAATCGTCGCTCCGGGAAAATTGCTGCCGGCGCCGATAGTATTGGACAATGAAACGTTTGATGAATCACAAATTTTGCACGAATTAAATAATACTCCAGCCAAATTATTAAAGAAAAAATTACGTGCCGCTATTCGCCGGACTAAATTGGATCCGAAAATATTAACGTTGCCCGAAAAACAAGTCAAAGCAGCCATTCGGGAAAGACTGGTGACTGAAAAATTTTTTGCCCCGTATTATCAGCACGTCGATGGAACTTCTTTTGCAGCGCCGATCGTATCGGCCATCATTGCACAAATGCTGGAAGCCAACCCATTACTGACGCCCGGATTGATCAAAATGATCATCGAAACGACCGCGCGACGACTGCCTGGTTTGGCTCCGGAGAAACAAGGTTTCGGTCTTATCAATGCCAAAGGATGCGTTCAGCAGGCATTACGAGAGACGCATGCGGTCGAAACCGATTCACCTCAGGTGTTCGATGACCGTATTGTTTTTTACTACCACAACCACACGGCTAAAAAAGTCTGCCTGCTTGGCGATTTTACCGCTTGGCAGAAAGACACCATTCTGCTTAAAAAAATCAGTGACGGGGTCTGGCGCGCCGATATCCCGCGGCTTTCCGCCGGGCAATACGCTTATAAATTCCTTATCGACGATCGCTTGTGGATCGAAGATCCGTTAAACCACCGCAAAGAAAACGACCATTACAACGGCATGAACAATCTGTTGCTGGTTCCGTAA
- a CDS encoding peptidylprolyl isomerase codes for MMTKIREKTHILLWVLVFCFIALIVIEWGANYSDIARTKRGIIGKVNGEDVRYADFQTVYYNQIQQMQQQKNESLSESEMEQVSDQIWGQITEEMLLRDFIKGNAIAVGDSEVVFHLRNNPPDFLRQSPSFQTDGQFDQNKYLQALNNPAFAKEWASIENILRVQLPLVKLQGLISSSIRVSESELRQEYMRRNLKLSGKIIYFSPADFPMESITVGDDEIKSYYDAHIDDYKEQEKAKMVYVTFNDAPTKDDSAEVFTRIEDVRKQALEGKDFAELAKTYSSEPGAANSGGSLGWFTRGRMVQEFEDACFKAKAGDIIGPVETQFGYHIIKIEETKFKNNPKDKNQDSVKASHVLIRMEPSQTTVETARENANAFYDVAKETGFDAALEKFAGKFELKPDTTVDIVNNDVGMIAGFPDRLRSVVRFIFSNEVGVTTRPFKTNLGFTIFKTISRSKKGIQPLETVREKVKNAVIEEKRKDLAFKKAQDYRAKARSIDEVRLIDTSVTIRDLSNFTLSSSIQGVGRDTKVNGVLFQLPVGTFADAIKGNRGAYLVQINYRDEFKETAYQEARRNLKTQLLNTKQQRAYRDWLETTKKVMDIEDFRADFNL; via the coding sequence ATGATGACGAAAATCAGAGAAAAGACCCATATTCTTTTGTGGGTATTGGTCTTTTGTTTTATCGCGTTGATTGTGATCGAGTGGGGCGCCAATTATTCCGACATCGCCCGCACCAAACGCGGTATTATCGGCAAAGTCAACGGCGAAGACGTTCGATACGCGGACTTCCAGACGGTATATTACAATCAGATTCAGCAAATGCAACAACAGAAAAACGAATCTTTATCCGAATCGGAAATGGAGCAAGTCAGCGACCAGATCTGGGGACAAATTACCGAAGAAATGTTGCTACGCGATTTTATCAAAGGGAACGCGATCGCGGTCGGCGATTCCGAAGTCGTTTTTCATTTACGCAATAATCCGCCTGATTTTCTTCGTCAAAGTCCCTCGTTCCAGACGGATGGACAATTTGATCAGAACAAATACCTGCAAGCGCTGAACAATCCGGCTTTTGCCAAAGAATGGGCGTCCATTGAAAACATCCTTCGCGTACAATTACCGTTGGTCAAACTCCAGGGTTTGATTTCATCATCCATTCGCGTTTCCGAGAGCGAATTGCGCCAGGAATACATGCGTCGTAACCTTAAACTCAGCGGCAAAATTATCTATTTCAGCCCCGCTGATTTTCCCATGGAATCCATCACGGTCGGCGACGATGAAATCAAATCGTATTACGACGCGCACATTGACGATTATAAAGAACAAGAAAAAGCTAAAATGGTCTATGTGACTTTCAACGATGCGCCGACGAAAGATGATTCGGCGGAAGTTTTTACGCGCATTGAAGACGTCCGCAAGCAAGCTCTGGAAGGCAAAGATTTTGCAGAACTAGCCAAAACTTATTCCAGCGAACCGGGCGCGGCCAATAGCGGCGGTTCTCTCGGATGGTTTACACGCGGACGTATGGTACAGGAATTCGAAGACGCCTGTTTCAAAGCCAAAGCTGGAGACATTATCGGACCGGTCGAAACGCAATTCGGCTACCATATCATCAAAATCGAAGAAACGAAATTCAAAAATAATCCTAAAGATAAAAATCAGGACAGCGTCAAAGCAAGTCACGTCCTGATTCGAATGGAACCCAGTCAGACAACGGTGGAAACAGCACGCGAAAATGCCAATGCGTTTTACGACGTCGCTAAAGAAACCGGTTTCGATGCAGCGCTGGAAAAATTCGCAGGAAAATTTGAATTAAAGCCGGACACTACGGTCGATATCGTCAATAACGACGTCGGTATGATCGCCGGTTTCCCCGACCGTCTGCGCAGCGTTGTTCGTTTTATTTTCAGCAATGAAGTCGGTGTGACCACTCGCCCGTTCAAAACCAATCTCGGATTTACGATTTTCAAAACGATCAGCCGCTCGAAAAAAGGCATTCAGCCATTGGAAACTGTCCGTGAAAAAGTCAAAAACGCGGTTATTGAAGAAAAACGTAAAGACCTTGCTTTCAAAAAAGCTCAGGATTACCGCGCTAAAGCCCGATCAATCGACGAAGTTCGTTTGATCGATACGTCGGTGACGATCCGCGATTTATCTAATTTTACTCTCTCCAGTTCGATTCAAGGCGTCGGCCGCGACACGAAAGTCAACGGCGTACTGTTTCAATTACCGGTTGGCACTTTTGCCGATGCGATCAAAGGCAATCGCGGAGCGTATCTGGTGCAAATCAATTACCGTGATGAATTTAAAGAAACCGCTTATCAGGAAGCGCGCCGAAACCTGAAAACACAGTTATTGAATACCAAACAACAACGCGCGTACCGCGACTGGCTGGAAACGACAAAGAAAGTAATGGACATTGAAGATTTCCGCGCTGATTTTAATTTATAA